A DNA window from Hordeum vulgare subsp. vulgare chromosome 1H, MorexV3_pseudomolecules_assembly, whole genome shotgun sequence contains the following coding sequences:
- the LOC123421397 gene encoding ribonuclease 3-like, protein MAMRAISLCLILGLLAAAAPASATSFDFYYLILMWPGAYCADSDYGCCVPKYGYPAEDFFVESFMTFDLSLNKAIVRCNSDKPFDVNKLEPIENNLNHYWSNIHCPRNDGTGTWKSEWRSYGVCSGLKLVDYFRAALNLRKNADVLGALAEQGINPDYRLYNTEHIEWAVNQKLGVMPGVQCRDGPFGKKQLYQIYLCVDKDGKTFIDCPKLPKLHCPEEVLFHPFHTWMLNATSSAKITLPTEA, encoded by the exons ATGGCCATGAGGGCAATTTCGTTGTGCCTAATCCTCGGCTTACTAGCCGCTGCAGCACCTGCCAGTGCAACCAGCTTTGATTTCTATTACCTCATCCTAATG TGGCCTGGAGCATACTGCGCGGACAGCGATTACGGATGCTGCGTGCCCAAGTACGGCTACCCGGCGGAGGATTTCTTCGTCGAGAGCTTCATGACCTTCGACTTGTCGCTGAACAAAGCCATCGTGAGATGCAATAGCGACAAACCTTTCGACGTTAACAAG CTGGAGCCAATCGAGAACAACTTAAACCACTACTGGAGCAACATCCATTGCCCGCGCAACGACGGGACGGGCACCTGGAAGAGCGAGTGGCGCAGCTACGGCGTCTGCTCGGGCCTCAAGTTGGTGGACTACTTCAGGGCCGCCCTCAACCTCCGCAAGAACGCCGACGTCCTCGGCGCTCTCGCCGAGCAGGGCATCAACCCGGACTACAGACTGTACAACACGGAGCACATCGAATGGGCGGTGAACCAGAAGCTGGGAGTAATGCCGGGGGTGCAGTGCAGGGACGGGCCGTTCGGCAAGAAGCAGCTCTACCAGATCTACCTCTGCGTCGACAAGGACGGCAAGACCTTCATCGACTGCCCCAAGCTGCCCAAGTTGCACTGCCCCGAGGAGGTCCTCTTCCACCCCTTCCACACCTGGATGCTCAACGCCACATCGTCCGCCAAGATCACGTTGCCCACCGAGGCCTGA